The following nucleotide sequence is from Manis pentadactyla isolate mManPen7 chromosome 13, mManPen7.hap1, whole genome shotgun sequence.
ACGCCACAAAAATAATATAGACTCCAAAATAAATCATAGTTTTGTGTGTATGGGTAGTTACAAATCTTGGCATTAAGAGACCTCAAGAAATAATCTGCTTCAGAACTTCAGTAacacattcaaaagaaaaaagctgTGGGCTAAgtaaatcattttaatttttaaaaattctctggtAATTCCAGTTTCCCCATTATATCGACATTTGGTTGTCATGCTTGCTTGGTTTCTGCAGAAGGTTTTTGTTCTCTTCCATCTGGAATGTCTTGTGATTTTGTTGAAAGCCAAGCATATCATATCTTTTAATAGGTCTTGATGTAAATAGGCCTTTAAGTGTGGAGATTTGTATTAGTCTGACTGGAAATGAGGCTGTGTGATGTGTGTTGTAGTTCTACGTATCAGAGACTTCATATTTCTctattgtccttgtttttgtctgCTCTCTTGGCTTTGGGTCTTCTCTTTGCACTGCTCCTCAGAGATAATCCATGTCATGACCCCTTTGCTCTGTAGCCCACCTTTAGCGTGCTGCAGGGCTGTTGGGGTGGTGGGTGCCACATGAGGGAGAGTCCCCTAATCTCCTGAATGAGGCTCATTGTGGCCTGTCTCTCAGGGATGTGACCTTCCAAAGGATGTGACCTCCACCAGGGGTCACAGTTTACCTACTCCTCCCATACCTAGCTGCATCATTCCCAGTCTATTCCTGAAGACCTCTCCCTTTGgcctatttttatttcccttcaaTGAGACAGGAAGACCAGAACTAGGGCGGAATTCCTTCCTCCCATGGGGGAAAGTTTCTCAGAGTCTCTCTGTCTAATTCCTTCCCTCTGGAGGCTAGATCTCTTGGGGGAGAAGAGATTGAGTGGGTACCAAGGTGGTTACTCTGTATCCCCTGCCAGGGCCAACAGGGCACATTTCATATCATCACCATGGAGGCCTGGTAGACTCCTAAAAGGGAAAGCCTGTCAGCGTGGGTGCCCTGATGACTAAGGACCCCAGGGACTGCTCACAGTCTTGCCAGTCTGCAGTCAGCCCCCAGCAGTTCATTGAAATAATTATTCCAGTATTCCTTCCAGCAATAGACCTGTCTTCTTTAGCAGTTACCACTTTAATGATATTACATTTGGTGAATTTTTCATCAATTTCTCCCCCTTCCACTGACTCAGCAAAATCCAATAGAATTTTTggaagtgatggaaatgttctctgcTGCCTTCTCTGATATAATAGTCATTAGCTACAGGTGGCTATTGGTTATTGAAATGTGCCAGTGTAACAAAGAAAGTGAATAGCCACACAGGCATAGTAGTTATCATACTTGGAAGCATAGCGTAACACTGGAAAGcaattcttttatatttaatttattcatcATTATTCCCCCAGAACCCAGCATAAAGCTTTTTGTGCAACAGGAAGATAAGTAtttttgaatgaacaaatgaatgcttAAATGACTTTACCAGTATTGGGTCATAGCAGATCAGTTTTTTCTACATAGGGTAACCACTTCTCAGTTTGCCAGGGGTGGTCTTTGTTTATAGCTGTTGTTGATACTTAATTATTTGTAGTGTCTTTATGAACCTTTCTGGGCTTCATTTGCTTTATCcctaaaatgagaataattctagtgcatataaatatattaagtatAAAGCAGGAGAGTGCTTAAAAATGATTTGAAATTATGTAAGTACTATTTGTTTGCTATATGCATTAAATTCTGTtgtaaacatgttttaaaacatCCAGGTTGCATTTCTGAGTTTATGTCCTAACATATACTATGGCATATTGTATGTTgattaagtgaataaataaatgtttgatactttaacatatatgaaatatgccaaatgtaattattttatgaACAAACTGAACTGCAACCTACCATCTTGGTAAGcttgggtaaattacttaacTTTCGAGCCTCagctcatttgctttttaaatattaaatattgaataTTAGGCTGAATCATATGAAATTGCTACCTGATCCAACCTAATAGTATCCACATTAAGCTGTTGTAAGAATCAAATAACTCAGCAAATGTAACAAGATTAGAATTACATGTGCCACataataagtgttcaataaacCCAGCTATTGTCATTGTAAACAATGATTTATGCACCTAAAAATCAACTGTCTTGAAAACTATAAAGAGCAACTAccaattatatataattaatgaTTTCTCCAAACCTTAAATAAgtagaaaaagattgaaatcatggcttcaaatatttcagaaattataTTCAGATAAGAAACTGTTGTCATAAAGACTTTCTAGGAAAAAAATGCCTGCAAAGCTTTCATTTCTAGCCCTTAACCTAATAATTGGTACTGTTTCAACGCAGAGAGAATATCATACACAAGGGAGCTAATGAGAGTATCAACAAAGGgttaaaaaggtaaattttaatTGCATCTCTGCCCAAATAGCTCATCCCTGGTGAGAGAAAATCTCAAAGGCAATTCTATCTATATTTTTGGTGATAACTCTCATATATTGATACCCTAGGTAAAAACGTGTCACTTTGGCAAGTGGCTCTGGTAGCATTATGAAGAAGCCACAATACAAATCATGTTTTTTGATAAAGAGTAACTGTGTAAACAACTCAGGAATTAATATCTGCATTTGATTTCATAAGTAAAAGGccaggaatttctattttgatctgCCTACGCTACCATCATACTCAAGAGCTCTTTCCCTTAGGGTTGCTCGGTCTAAAGCATACATGTAATCCAGACTAAGTTTTCAAGTAGAGGGTGAGTATGTGACTTCCATCTCTTCTACaactttttaattgtaaaatgtcAAAGGATTTAAAGGGGCAGACAGAGCAGTTATCTTTTTCATAATTCAACCCATACTACTTTCAGGCATGTTTAACAAGATCTTTGATGGTGAGACAGTTATCTCATTGGCTGTAACACTTCCCTTGGAGGTAACACACAATAAATCTAATCCCAGTTCCTGTTCTTAGTCATAGAGATACTTGGGATAAATTATTTTGATCCAAATCTTCAGTTTCTTTGGATGATTATAATTTGGAAATTGCTACCATAAAATACAGTCCCCAAAACTAAGAACAACTCACCAGATGCAGTTTCTCTTGCGTGACTATCCCTTCTCTCATTTGGATATTATGTTCCTTCTAATGAACTTCCAGGCATTCTTAGGTGTTTTTTCCTCTTAGTTCAGATCTTTGGAACATAAAGAGCTGTGAGCCGATCTTCTTAATGTTGAGTGTTATCCAGACCTGGCTTAATTCTACTCATTCTTCCTATTCAGGTTTCTTTTGGCAACCTTCACTGACCTCTATTCTGGGTTAGCACCACATTCACTCTGTCCCCATAGGTCCTGTGCAGTCATGAATACATCACATTGCCTGTCTCCCTCCCCACACCTTCCAGATTGCCATATTCTGAAGAGCACCTATGTTATTCATTTCCATTCTGAGTGCTCATAAACAACTTCATGCTTATAACAGttaacttccttttttaaatatcagtCCACAATCAGAGCCTAAATCTCCTTGAATCATTATTATCATACAAGTGTTTGTTACTCTTTTCTTTGCTAACATTACCCATGAGTTTCCTAATAATTTCTTTCATGGAATTATCCAAGTTATTGACAGAATGCTGTTCAAGATAAGACTaagtatacattatatattattttgaataataacTCGAAATTTCTTACTTTATGATTAACCTTTAGATGTCCCATGAGTTCATACAACTATGATGTGTTGATCTGTATTTTTACCCACTGCACATATACCTTTATCATGTTCATAGGTTAttccaagaaattaaaaaaatattttattaaaatcaaaataaCCCCAAACTATAACATTCTTTTACTCTATTAATCTAGTAAAACTAAAGAAGCAAAAGTTTAGGATATGCCTTAATGATCTTATTCTGGCTATGAATCATAGCATTTCTTTTATAAGAGCTCAAAACATTTTATGGAAATATTAACATTACCTAAGCCTTAAGTGTTAGAAGCACACCTAATCGATCAGTTaacaatgtttttaattaaattaatttttacctAAGAAGGCAACCCATCTGACTTGGTGCTATCACTGAACTCTAgataaaatgacataaaaatcACAACTTTTCAGTGTCCTCCTGTCTAAAGATTAAGGTTCTCACTCTGAGAGAAGTCTTCAGTCATGAGGGAACTCTATGCCTATAGACAAACAATGTCAACAATAAGAGAGTGGCAGAAAACCATTACCTAttaaaaaaaacttccaaaataCACTTTCCACATCATTAAGCAATAATCAAGAAGTTAGTAAGCATGTGAACACTGTAAATTCCAAAGATAGAGATTATTTACTATAGAATAACCATTAATATTATTCTAGAAAAGTCTTGGAACCAAGAGACACAGTACTatacagaaaattaaattttggCTTTGTATTTACCTTTTTCAATCCATGATTCACACAGTGTGGGCATAAATACCACAGGCAGACATTTTAGTAGCAGAATGGCACTGAGTGCTTACTGACACTTTATTTGTAATTGACAGTTTTGGAAAGACAaagaccttttcttttctttatttcattctgGGAACCCAGTTGTGTCCCTTTATCTATACATTATTCATCAAGCAATATGCTTTGATAAGTAACTAGTATAGGATTCATCTCTGTAGGATCTTAATTACACTCAGGTCTAATTGgaatcactcaataaatgttagtatcACTTATTATTTTTCTCAAGCTGTTATGGTTTTTGACTTTAGCATGTGTTCTATGCATGTTTTGGTTTTAAAAGAATAGTATTTCCAAAAGAATATCAATATTAGCTCAAGTGCattatttccacttttatttctgtggctttgtcaGATTTTTCATGTATATTATTAGGAAGCAATCAACATCTACTTTGAAAAGCCACAGAGTCACCACTAACAAATCATTTAAGtctctgaatttcagtttcttcaactaTAAGTGGGAATGATACATTTATGAGATTTCTGAGGGAAAAAAGTCAGACACCATTTGTAGAAGTGCCTGGACAGTGCGTGGTATGCACTGAATGAATAGCAATATCTCCAACCCTTTCATTCCTTTCCAAATATGGATACCCTTGTTTTTGGACACACCAATAATCCCTGATGGTATCTCTTGGTATCtttattttgaagaaagaatAGTCATCGAGGTGTGCTGTGCTCAGAATCATCAGCTTTCTTCCAAGCCCATATCGCAGAGATACAGAAATTCTCTCTCTTTTGGTCTCTTGTGCCCTGAGGGAGTTCTCTTAAAAGCTCTGGTTGAAAGGTGAGTACAGATGCCAAGAAAACATGCACATTGTTATTATAGTCTAAGCATCCTGCAAAATAGATATTCTGTAGGTCTGGTCTCTCAGAACATAGGTCCCAAAGGTTCGTGGACCACATGAGGTCATACAAAGTGCTCAGCACGTTGTGAATACTCCATACATCTTTTGGGGATGAATGGATTTGGATTTCAATGTTTCACACTTCTGAATTTTTCTTATTAGGAAACTCATGACCTTCCTGAATGTGGAGCTCAAGTTGAATGATAGACTTATAGTGAGCCATCCAGTTACTCTCCAGAGTCACTGTTTCTGTATTTTTGAGGAGGTGCCAGTAATCAAGATACTCCCTACATGGAATCCAGCCCTGACCAGTTGTTGTTACACTATTGTCAACACTTTACATGTCTTTGGTAGTTTAAATTTTTCCCCTCACATTAATTGCTGTGAATATCTAACCACTATAAGCTTCAGCCACTTGATATCTAAATTAGGCATACCAGTATTTGCACTGCAGAAGAGTTGATAGGAATACAAACAAGTCATAAAAGTTCTTATAATACTTAAATGTAACAGATGAGTTCTTTGAATGTTCAGGGACTACGCAGTACTAAGACCTACTCTTGTaggatagaatgaaaaatgggagTTCTATTTGATATTTACTTTCATGTCCCTGATTAGTGAGATCTCAGAGTCTTTGGCTGCTAATAAAGATCAGGACAGGCAGAGAACTGGAACTGCATCACTAAAAAGACTTAAATTCTGTTTCCCACTTCATTGTGTGGTGGGACAACACACAAATACTgcaaattttcttcttttcttcccagaGGAAAATGGCAGTGGGAAATCACTCCCTGGTGACCGAGTTCATCCTCGCTGGGCTAACAGAAAGGCCAGAACTCCAGCTGCCCCTCTTCCTCCTGTTCCTAGGAATCTACGTGGTCACGGTGGTGGGCAACCTGGGCATGATCACGCTGATTGGGCTCAGTTCTCACCTGCACACCCCTATGTACTACCTCCTCAGCAGCTTGTCCCTCATTGACCTCTGCCATTCCACTGTCATTACCCCCAAAATGCTGGTGAACTTTGTGGCAGAGAAGAACACCATCTCCTACCCTGAATGCATGGCTCAGCTCTATTTCTTCCTTGTATTTGTTATATCAGAGTGCCACATGTTGGCTGCAATGGCatatgaccgctatgttgccatcaGTAACCCATTGCTTTATAATGTCATCATGTCTTATCAGGTCTGCTCCTGGATGGTAGTTGGGGTGTATATCATGGGCTTGACTGGTGCCACAGCTCACACAGGATGCATGCTAAGAGTACTTTTCTGCAAGGCTGATATAATCAACCATTACTTCTGCGATCTTTTCCCATTACTGGAGCTCTCATGCTCCAGTACTTATATCAATAAGGTGGTAGTTTTGTGCCTTAGTGCATTTAATATCTTTACCCCAACCCTGGCTATCCTTGGCTCATATGTCTTCATCA
It contains:
- the LOC118934550 gene encoding olfactory receptor 150-like; the encoded protein is MAVGNHSLVTEFILAGLTERPELQLPLFLLFLGIYVVTVVGNLGMITLIGLSSHLHTPMYYLLSSLSLIDLCHSTVITPKMLVNFVAEKNTISYPECMAQLYFFLVFVISECHMLAAMAYDRYVAISNPLLYNVIMSYQVCSWMVVGVYIMGLTGATAHTGCMLRVLFCKADIINHYFCDLFPLLELSCSSTYINKVVVLCLSAFNIFTPTLAILGSYVFIIASILRIQSTEGRSKAFSTCSSHISAVALFFGSLAVMYLQPSSASSMDQGKVPSLFYTIIVPMLNPLIYSLRNKDVKIALNKILEKRSFLCILS